One genomic window of Desulfuromonas sp. AOP6 includes the following:
- a CDS encoding ATP-binding protein, with translation MKMEKIEVDIKVPNQTRYLSLIGKIGEGLAMTLERYKGDREELAYHLNLVLTEAMTNAIRHANEDDPGKELHITISIMEKTLKILVYDEGQGFDINSLPSPDFKNLDEHGRGVYIIRTLMDQVVYRKEGKGHVLIMEKKFH, from the coding sequence ATTAAGATGGAAAAAATAGAGGTGGATATCAAGGTTCCCAACCAGACGCGGTACCTGAGTCTGATTGGGAAAATTGGGGAAGGCCTTGCCATGACTCTGGAGAGGTACAAGGGAGATCGGGAAGAGTTGGCCTATCACCTGAACCTGGTTCTGACAGAAGCCATGACCAATGCCATACGACATGCCAACGAGGACGATCCTGGCAAAGAGCTGCACATTACCATATCCATAATGGAGAAAACCCTCAAAATCCTTGTCTACGACGAAGGGCAAGGGTTCGACATCAACTCCCTCCCCTCACCTGACTTCAAAAATCTTGATGAGCACGGTCGGGGAGTCTATATCATTCGAACTCTCATGGATCAGGTCGTCTATCGTAAAGAAGGCAAGGGGCATGTTCTGATCATGGAAAAGAAGTTTCACTAG
- a CDS encoding STAS domain-containing protein produces MILNIEDKGAVVFIEIKEERLDAHNSSDLKAQMLNLFEEGKNDIVVDLGEVRFVDSSGLGALVSGFKNASARNGNLKLCGLQPQVRSMFELTRLHRVFEIFPGSEEALSSF; encoded by the coding sequence ATGATTTTGAACATTGAGGACAAAGGCGCGGTCGTATTTATTGAGATTAAGGAAGAGAGACTGGATGCCCACAACAGTAGCGATCTTAAGGCACAGATGCTCAACCTGTTTGAGGAGGGCAAGAATGACATTGTGGTTGACCTGGGCGAAGTCCGTTTTGTCGACTCATCAGGGCTTGGCGCTCTTGTTTCGGGGTTTAAAAACGCCAGTGCCCGCAACGGAAATCTCAAGCTTTGCGGATTACAGCCACAGGTCCGGTCCATGTTCGAACTGACTCGCCTTCACCGTGTTTTTGAAATTTTCCCGGGATCAGAGGAAGCCCTGAGTAGTTTTTAA
- a CDS encoding SpoIIE family protein phosphatase: MLPVALVTSVTLAYFGLLFAVAYYADRKRKAGQSIISNSYIYSLSLAVYFTSWTFYGSVGRAATSGLDFLPTYLGPTLIAFSWWIILRKMVRISKEQNIVSIADFIASRYGKSAFLGAVVTIFAVIGIMPYIALQLKAVAYTFDLLSAPPEAIGHGLSDLIPALPPYIDTAFIVALVLALFGILFGARHLDASERHEGLVAAIALESLVKIVAFVSVGIFVTYGLFDGFSDIFTKFLETFPERKDLVLLGTASIPYPMWFSLTFISMMAVMFLPRQFHIMVIENSDEKHIRDAMWRFPAYMFLMNLFVIPIALGGLLLTGGEAAGADYYVVSLPLVTGHPWLAMLVFIGGFSASAGMVMVESVALSTMVHNYLVMPVINRLNFGSKNLSRLLINIKRLGIFAVIFLGYLYYRLAGEYSALVNIGLISFMAATQFAPAVLGGLFWKRATRKGATAGLIFGFALWFYTLLLPSFVQAGWLEHRILEEGLFGLALLRPQELFGLSGFDKWSHALFWTMFFNLGAFLTFSLLTKPCKREIEQADKFINAFEPSKEPPQRKRLSGAPTLVEFIELMTKFIGEKQAHAAMTEYLNDRDIDEKGSLSEYELPSLKRFTERTLAGSVGAAPARIIIENYLATKGSKMEDVFDIFGTVTLSRTASRDQLSVLYESARLVASGENLKSILDNILELLLQQFKFDLCVVRFLDEQTNALTVVSQRGKARTERATSPRELNRETCIGEAFLDNKTKIENDCDLLDKPEAENIAGPEGFQSFAHAPISIEGQPIGVLSCFSRSSKGIFTEEFVELFDSLAGQIGVAWRNAQQTEDLIRAKEHERELQIAKTIQLGLLPTKTPQIDGISLAGLCVPARQVGGDYYDFLLRDDGKLDLVIADVSGHNIGAALVMAETRTFIQSRTQSIGNTSGVMTAINEFFYEDLTRTELFITMFYVKFDPATKTLIYSNAGHNPPLIANKRRETCERLDAEGLIFGVLQNVNFEEKKTTLQKGDVLLMYTDGLTEAANADGELFGEERLCQVLEASETLPPADIIESLLNQIRLFTGNRHFNDDVSLVVLKIDA; encoded by the coding sequence GTGCTGCCTGTCGCTTTAGTCACATCTGTCACTCTCGCCTACTTCGGCCTGCTCTTCGCTGTCGCCTATTACGCCGACAGAAAGCGGAAGGCCGGGCAAAGCATCATATCCAACAGTTACATCTATTCTCTCTCACTGGCCGTCTATTTTACCTCCTGGACCTTTTACGGAAGTGTAGGACGGGCCGCCACATCCGGTCTCGATTTTCTACCGACGTATCTTGGACCTACCCTTATAGCCTTCAGTTGGTGGATTATCCTGCGCAAAATGGTCCGTATCAGTAAAGAGCAGAATATCGTCAGCATTGCGGACTTTATAGCAAGCCGTTACGGCAAATCGGCCTTTCTGGGGGCTGTTGTTACAATTTTTGCCGTCATTGGCATCATGCCCTACATCGCCTTACAACTTAAAGCCGTCGCCTACACCTTTGACCTGCTGTCCGCCCCCCCAGAAGCCATTGGGCACGGTCTCAGCGATCTCATTCCAGCTCTCCCCCCTTACATTGATACCGCGTTCATTGTCGCCCTGGTGCTGGCTCTCTTCGGCATTCTCTTCGGCGCCAGGCACCTCGATGCCTCTGAGCGTCATGAAGGACTGGTCGCGGCGATCGCGCTGGAATCTCTCGTCAAGATCGTTGCCTTTGTATCCGTCGGCATTTTTGTTACCTACGGACTCTTTGATGGTTTTTCCGACATCTTCACAAAATTTCTGGAAACCTTCCCAGAACGCAAAGATCTTGTCCTGCTCGGCACGGCTTCCATCCCCTACCCCATGTGGTTCTCATTAACCTTCATTTCCATGATGGCCGTCATGTTTCTGCCCCGTCAGTTTCACATCATGGTCATTGAAAACTCCGATGAAAAACATATCCGTGATGCCATGTGGCGCTTCCCAGCCTACATGTTCCTGATGAACCTCTTCGTCATCCCCATCGCGCTTGGTGGCTTGCTTCTTACAGGGGGTGAAGCAGCCGGGGCCGATTACTATGTCGTCAGCCTGCCTCTCGTCACGGGGCATCCCTGGCTGGCCATGCTGGTTTTTATCGGGGGATTTTCTGCGTCCGCCGGCATGGTCATGGTGGAGTCCGTCGCTCTCTCAACCATGGTACACAACTACCTGGTCATGCCGGTCATCAACCGACTCAATTTCGGGTCGAAGAATCTCTCTCGCCTGTTGATTAACATAAAACGACTCGGCATTTTTGCCGTTATCTTTCTCGGCTATCTTTATTACCGACTGGCAGGGGAATACAGCGCCCTGGTCAACATCGGGCTAATCTCCTTCATGGCGGCAACTCAATTTGCTCCAGCCGTCCTGGGCGGTCTTTTCTGGAAACGGGCTACTCGGAAAGGTGCCACAGCCGGCCTGATTTTTGGTTTTGCCCTCTGGTTTTATACCCTGCTTCTCCCCTCATTTGTCCAGGCGGGCTGGCTGGAGCATCGCATCCTGGAAGAAGGCCTGTTTGGTCTGGCTCTTCTTAGGCCTCAAGAACTTTTCGGCTTGTCCGGATTCGACAAGTGGTCACACGCCCTCTTCTGGACCATGTTTTTCAATCTCGGCGCTTTTCTGACCTTCTCCCTTTTGACCAAACCCTGCAAAAGGGAGATCGAGCAAGCCGATAAGTTTATCAATGCCTTTGAGCCCAGCAAAGAGCCTCCCCAGCGCAAGCGATTGAGTGGTGCACCTACGCTGGTGGAATTTATCGAACTCATGACCAAGTTCATTGGCGAAAAACAGGCCCACGCTGCCATGACAGAATACCTCAATGACAGAGATATCGATGAAAAAGGGAGCTTGTCAGAATATGAGCTTCCCTCTCTGAAAAGATTCACTGAACGAACGCTGGCCGGATCTGTCGGCGCTGCACCGGCCAGAATTATTATAGAAAACTATCTTGCGACCAAGGGCAGCAAGATGGAAGACGTTTTCGATATCTTTGGGACCGTCACTCTCAGTAGAACAGCCAGTCGCGACCAGCTTAGCGTCCTCTATGAGTCGGCCCGCCTGGTGGCCAGCGGTGAAAACCTGAAGTCTATCCTGGACAATATTCTCGAACTGCTCCTTCAACAGTTCAAGTTCGATCTATGCGTTGTCCGTTTCCTTGATGAGCAGACAAACGCCTTGACCGTAGTCAGCCAACGGGGCAAGGCTCGCACCGAGCGAGCCACCTCACCGCGGGAACTGAACCGTGAAACCTGTATTGGTGAAGCCTTCCTTGACAATAAAACTAAAATTGAAAACGATTGCGATTTGCTGGACAAACCAGAAGCAGAGAATATTGCCGGTCCAGAGGGCTTTCAGTCTTTCGCCCATGCCCCCATTTCTATCGAGGGCCAACCTATTGGGGTCTTATCGTGTTTTTCCCGCTCGTCCAAAGGGATATTTACCGAAGAATTTGTGGAGCTTTTTGACAGTTTGGCTGGACAGATCGGTGTGGCCTGGCGGAATGCCCAGCAGACTGAGGATCTGATTAGAGCAAAGGAACACGAACGGGAACTGCAAATTGCCAAAACCATCCAGCTTGGACTGCTCCCGACCAAAACTCCCCAGATAGATGGGATCAGCCTGGCGGGATTGTGCGTGCCTGCCCGCCAGGTCGGTGGGGACTACTACGATTTTCTGCTCCGGGATGACGGTAAACTGGATCTGGTCATTGCGGATGTCTCCGGGCATAACATTGGCGCCGCCTTGGTTATGGCCGAAACCCGCACATTCATTCAATCCCGAACTCAAAGTATAGGAAACACCAGCGGAGTAATGACTGCGATCAACGAATTTTTTTATGAGGATCTCACTCGCACCGAACTTTTCATCACGATGTTTTATGTCAAGTTCGACCCCGCTACCAAAACCCTCATTTACTCAAATGCGGGTCACAATCCGCCATTGATTGCCAACAAGCGCCGGGAAACCTGCGAACGGCTCGATGCGGAAGGACTTATCTTCGGTGTTCTACAAAATGTAAACTTTGAAGAAAAGAAAACCACCCTGCAAAAAGGGGACGTGTTACTCATGTACACGGACGGTCTAACGGAGGCGGCCAATGCTGACGGTGAACTCTTTGGCGAGGAACGTCTTTGCCAGGTGCTTGAAGCTTCTGAAACACTCCCTCCGGCCGATATCATTGAAAGTCTGCTGAACCAGATTAGACTATTCACCGGAAATCGCCATTTCAACGATGATGTATCTCTCGTCGTTCTGAAGATCGATGCGTAG
- a CDS encoding bifunctional aminoglycoside phosphotransferase/ATP-binding protein, translated as MDAQSLLHRAMLSPTFYPSENGPVTFSETHISRLYFTTQHVYKVKKAVSLGFLDFSSLDQRRYYCLEEVRLNRRLCPQTYLGVLPIYFGKNGYQLNGPGEIKEYAVHMKRLPEDRMLDQLIRNKVPHLEKDMDRLGHRLAFFHKHAEIVRHPTLSYRQKTAYNWKENFNQIEPYVGDTIELEAKTILQDWVEAFIRDKGTVLTTREKQGFVRDGHGDLHAEHICLSDPICIYDCIEFSERFRICDIVEDVAFLLMDLEFRKRWELATTLLGAYRTNMDMGTDWEDLLPFFKVYRAFVRGKVNSILAGDIEAAESVQLEAKSLARRYFSLALGYLCPQMIILTCGLMGTGKTTVAKGLCRAINALHLRSDEVRKELHGLPVLRREEDSFNQGLYTRNVTQKTYDALLDMAEKSLQKEQSVLVDASFSQQDQRNRFFEMARQRGVPVFLIVTECPAETALNRLDQRQKQEMDASDGRRELYGKQAACFDPVQKRSEVITVDTSQDVDYTVHIILRHIIGKARARI; from the coding sequence ATGGATGCACAGTCTCTTCTGCATAGGGCAATGCTCTCGCCTACTTTTTACCCAAGCGAAAATGGTCCGGTGACTTTTTCCGAAACGCATATTTCCCGGCTTTATTTCACGACCCAACACGTTTATAAGGTCAAAAAAGCTGTAAGCCTTGGTTTTTTAGATTTTTCCAGCCTTGACCAGCGCCGTTATTACTGTCTTGAGGAGGTCCGCCTGAATCGGCGTTTGTGTCCGCAAACCTACCTCGGCGTACTTCCGATTTATTTCGGCAAGAACGGCTATCAGTTAAATGGGCCGGGAGAAATCAAAGAATATGCCGTTCACATGAAAAGGCTACCGGAAGACCGCATGCTCGATCAGTTGATCAGAAACAAGGTTCCGCACCTCGAAAAAGACATGGACCGTCTAGGCCATCGGCTGGCGTTCTTTCATAAACACGCCGAAATAGTCCGCCACCCCACCCTTTCTTATCGACAAAAGACAGCCTATAACTGGAAAGAAAATTTTAACCAGATCGAACCGTATGTAGGTGACACGATTGAGCTTGAAGCAAAAACCATTCTCCAGGACTGGGTTGAGGCCTTTATCCGGGACAAGGGCACCGTGCTGACAACAAGAGAAAAACAAGGCTTCGTACGCGACGGACATGGGGATCTGCACGCCGAACATATCTGCTTGAGCGATCCAATCTGTATTTACGACTGTATCGAATTCAGTGAGCGTTTTCGTATCTGCGATATTGTGGAAGATGTCGCTTTTCTGTTGATGGACCTGGAATTCAGGAAGAGATGGGAGTTGGCCACAACTCTTTTAGGTGCCTACAGAACCAATATGGATATGGGAACTGACTGGGAAGATTTGCTACCCTTCTTCAAGGTCTACCGTGCTTTTGTCAGGGGAAAAGTCAACTCGATTCTCGCAGGGGATATAGAGGCCGCCGAATCCGTACAGTTGGAAGCAAAGAGTCTTGCTCGACGTTATTTCAGCCTGGCCCTGGGTTATCTCTGTCCTCAAATGATCATCTTAACCTGCGGGCTTATGGGGACGGGTAAAACGACGGTGGCGAAAGGCTTATGCAGGGCCATCAATGCTCTGCACCTGCGCTCGGACGAGGTCCGCAAAGAGCTCCACGGGCTGCCTGTATTGAGACGGGAAGAAGATTCTTTTAACCAGGGACTCTATACACGGAATGTCACGCAGAAAACCTATGATGCGCTGCTTGACATGGCAGAAAAGTCTCTACAGAAAGAACAATCGGTACTGGTGGACGCGTCGTTTTCCCAACAAGACCAACGTAACCGTTTTTTTGAAATGGCTCGCCAACGAGGCGTTCCTGTTTTTCTAATTGTCACGGAATGTCCTGCGGAAACAGCTTTGAACCGCCTCGATCAGCGGCAAAAACAGGAGATGGATGCTTCGGATGGTCGCAGGGAGCTGTACGGAAAGCAGGCCGCCTGCTTTGACCCGGTTCAGAAGAGATCCGAAGTTATAACAGTCGACACATCACAAGATGTTGATTATACTGTCCATATAATCTTGAGGCATATTATTGGCAAGGCGAGGGCACGCATATGA
- a CDS encoding tetratricopeptide repeat protein — MNLRIYLVLSLPFWLAGCVSTPAIHHDGFQEAPYVSQITDNKTKALHYFSLYRLAVGDRDMKRAQEMLRSALEADPDSSFLKYAQAQLAIHQSDDEGALRAAEDAVILDPEYIDALLFLGSLHFAKGNNRQAVEYLERVVALDPEEENALLELAVSHARLGDTEKAIDLLTQAIEDKPDFYAAQLTKARIYREIGLTVPAVETYRELIRNRPDLETAYVELGSLYEEKAERAKALQLYRQGMAEVPDSFALLNRLARLYILDNRLDDALSELRRIVTLNPGEAEAWQKIGLIYLEQERFAEAVAVFRSLLKNNPYLEQARFYLGSALERLEDWPLALEVFSLIPAESELHADARYHMSYLHFRLGQTEKAIAVLEDVFSRGSGRADAYAFLASLYEGEKRYDEALSTLQSGLTLFPESSSLHYQRGLVYEKAGQRQMALGAMRLALEVDSDHAEALNFIAYHYAETGENLDEALTMVQRALSIKEEGHILDTLGWVYFRMGRFGEAVTALEKAAALLPQDPVVLQHLAEAYAAVGDIGKARQAYEGVLRIDPDASEVLEKLRGLQQ, encoded by the coding sequence ATGAATCTTCGCATATATCTTGTTTTGTCCCTGCCATTTTGGCTGGCTGGCTGTGTTTCGACACCTGCCATCCACCACGACGGGTTTCAGGAGGCACCTTACGTCTCCCAGATCACGGACAATAAGACTAAGGCCCTTCATTACTTCAGTCTCTACCGACTGGCTGTCGGTGACAGGGATATGAAAAGGGCACAGGAGATGCTTCGTTCTGCGCTGGAGGCCGATCCTGATTCTTCCTTCCTGAAATATGCTCAGGCGCAGCTGGCCATACACCAGAGTGATGACGAAGGAGCGCTCAGGGCCGCCGAAGACGCTGTTATTCTCGATCCTGAATACATCGACGCCCTGCTTTTCCTCGGCAGTCTGCATTTCGCCAAAGGGAACAACCGTCAGGCTGTTGAATATCTGGAGCGGGTGGTTGCCCTCGATCCCGAGGAAGAAAATGCCCTATTGGAATTGGCTGTTTCACATGCCCGTCTCGGTGACACTGAAAAGGCTATTGATCTTCTTACCCAGGCGATAGAAGACAAGCCTGATTTTTATGCGGCACAACTCACCAAGGCTCGAATTTACCGAGAAATCGGCTTGACCGTTCCTGCGGTGGAGACCTATCGGGAGTTGATACGGAACAGACCTGATCTCGAAACCGCCTATGTGGAACTCGGCAGCCTTTATGAGGAAAAGGCGGAGCGTGCAAAGGCTCTTCAACTCTATAGACAGGGAATGGCAGAGGTTCCAGACAGTTTTGCTCTGCTCAATCGTCTTGCCCGTCTTTATATTCTGGATAACCGGCTCGATGACGCGCTGTCTGAACTGCGGCGAATTGTGACCCTGAATCCTGGCGAGGCGGAAGCCTGGCAGAAGATAGGCCTGATCTATCTGGAACAGGAACGGTTTGCTGAAGCAGTCGCTGTCTTCCGCTCGCTGCTGAAAAACAATCCCTACCTGGAACAAGCGCGGTTTTATCTGGGGTCGGCCCTTGAGCGACTGGAGGATTGGCCTTTGGCTCTCGAAGTCTTTTCCCTGATTCCGGCAGAATCGGAACTCCATGCCGACGCCCGCTATCACATGAGTTATCTTCATTTTCGTCTGGGGCAGACAGAAAAAGCCATCGCAGTTCTGGAAGACGTTTTTTCCCGGGGGAGCGGCCGTGCAGACGCCTATGCTTTTTTAGCTTCGCTTTATGAGGGCGAAAAGCGCTACGACGAAGCACTTTCAACCTTGCAGTCGGGGCTGACTCTTTTTCCTGAAAGCTCCAGCCTTCATTATCAGAGGGGACTTGTGTATGAGAAAGCCGGGCAGCGGCAAATGGCCCTTGGGGCCATGCGACTGGCTTTGGAGGTTGACAGTGACCATGCCGAAGCGCTCAATTTTATCGCGTATCACTATGCGGAAACCGGCGAGAACCTCGACGAAGCCCTGACTATGGTGCAAAGAGCCCTGTCCATCAAGGAAGAAGGGCATATCCTCGATACGCTAGGTTGGGTTTATTTCAGAATGGGACGTTTTGGCGAGGCTGTGACAGCGCTGGAAAAAGCAGCTGCTCTTCTGCCCCAGGACCCCGTTGTTCTTCAGCATCTGGCCGAGGCGTATGCCGCTGTGGGGGACATTGGAAAAGCTCGGCAGGCCTATGAAGGAGTTCTTCGCATTGATCCCGATGCGTCAGAAGTCCTGGAGAAATTACGGGGTCTTCAGCAGTGA
- a CDS encoding DUF4292 domain-containing protein, which translates to MISVEKAGSIFMRLTVFLLFLTLLASCAPRVIFVPPPMPADIEKSLLAQLQDSGGNFQSLRGLAKVHISTQDRSIRVNQVVLLERPSNLRTEVMGPFGQTYMILVSNKDRLSVYLPHSGEFYEGKPTSENLGKFIRLPFEVEDLVNLFLYQVPLMNFLHTEVSYTSEGNYRLILYGENQYRQVAVFSSDLRLLSSAYFRGAEKLLSVVYSDFASGSPAFPHKIGFEIPAGQIQSQVTFSEVDVNIPMAHERFDMTAPAGVTIKPLP; encoded by the coding sequence ATGATCTCTGTGGAAAAGGCTGGCAGCATTTTCATGCGCCTGACCGTTTTTCTCCTTTTTCTGACTCTTCTGGCGAGTTGTGCGCCCAGGGTGATTTTTGTTCCTCCGCCCATGCCTGCGGATATCGAAAAGAGTCTTCTGGCCCAACTGCAGGATTCTGGCGGCAATTTTCAGTCTCTGAGAGGCCTGGCAAAGGTGCATATTTCCACTCAGGATCGTTCGATCAGAGTTAACCAGGTTGTGCTTCTGGAAAGACCGTCCAACCTGCGCACCGAAGTAATGGGACCTTTTGGGCAGACCTACATGATCCTGGTGAGCAATAAAGATCGACTGTCCGTCTATCTCCCTCACTCGGGTGAATTCTACGAAGGTAAGCCCACTTCTGAAAATCTGGGTAAATTTATACGTCTTCCCTTCGAAGTTGAGGACCTGGTCAACCTATTCCTTTACCAGGTTCCCCTGATGAATTTTCTGCATACCGAGGTTTCCTACACGTCTGAAGGCAATTACCGTCTCATTCTTTATGGGGAAAATCAGTATCGTCAGGTGGCTGTTTTTAGCTCTGATCTGCGTCTGCTGTCATCGGCTTATTTTCGGGGGGCAGAGAAGCTTCTTTCTGTTGTCTATAGCGATTTCGCCTCGGGCTCACCGGCTTTCCCCCATAAAATAGGTTTCGAGATTCCCGCAGGACAGATCCAATCCCAGGTGACGTTTTCCGAGGTTGATGTCAATATTCCAATGGCTCACGAGCGCTTTGATATGACTGCGCCTGCGGGTGTCACCATAAAGCCCTTGCCCTGA
- a CDS encoding peptide-binding protein translates to MNRCCLFFVLIFLLSGCDPQDLPSPDDEFSNEPSYGDTIIMGSIGDASNLLPVLASDSSSSDINGLIYNGLVRYDKSFNIEGELAESWEISDDNRTITFKLRPDVRWHDGTPFTSADVLFTYQLYVDPKTPTAYAEQYRLVNRAEVPDPLTFRVSYEEPLATALISWGVSIMPKHLLEGEDVTQSPLSRAPVGTGPYVFKEWSPGEKIVLEANASYFEGKPYIKRVLYRVIPDQSTMFLELLSGGLDYMGLNPIQFETQADTPAFRRRFNKYRYPSSGYTYLGYNLRKPLFQDKRVRQAISYAIDKNELIDGVLLGLGQVATGPYKPGSWAYNPNVKTYAYNPEKSRSLLAAAGWQDHDGDGILDKDGKPFSFIIVTNQGNDQRIKSGEIIQRRLREVGIDVRLRVIEWASFLKEFINPGNFDATILGWTIPPDPDSYNVWHSSKTRPGELNFIQFRNTEVDELLEKGRRTLSQDERKKLYDRFQEILAEEQPYTFLYVPDALPVVAERFQGIEAAPAGIMHNFIEWYVPEGKHKYTR, encoded by the coding sequence ATGAACCGCTGCTGCCTTTTCTTCGTGTTGATCTTTCTTTTGTCAGGCTGTGATCCCCAGGATCTGCCTTCTCCTGATGATGAGTTCTCTAACGAACCGTCCTATGGGGATACGATCATCATGGGATCCATTGGCGACGCCAGCAACTTGCTGCCTGTTCTGGCTTCCGATTCTTCCTCTTCCGACATTAATGGTCTGATCTACAACGGCTTGGTGCGTTACGACAAAAGCTTTAACATCGAGGGCGAACTGGCAGAATCCTGGGAAATTTCCGACGATAACAGGACCATTACCTTTAAACTGCGCCCTGATGTGCGCTGGCATGATGGCACCCCTTTTACCTCAGCCGATGTGCTGTTCACATACCAGCTATACGTGGATCCCAAAACTCCCACCGCCTATGCTGAACAATACCGACTGGTGAATAGGGCTGAAGTTCCTGACCCCTTGACGTTTCGAGTATCTTACGAGGAACCCCTGGCGACTGCTCTTATCAGTTGGGGGGTCTCCATCATGCCCAAACACTTGTTGGAAGGTGAGGATGTCACCCAGAGTCCCTTGTCCCGAGCGCCTGTGGGTACCGGCCCTTATGTGTTCAAAGAGTGGAGCCCCGGCGAAAAAATTGTTCTGGAGGCCAATGCGAGTTACTTTGAGGGGAAACCTTATATCAAAAGGGTCCTTTACCGGGTCATTCCAGATCAGTCGACCATGTTTCTGGAGCTTCTTTCCGGAGGCCTTGATTACATGGGGCTCAATCCCATTCAATTCGAGACACAGGCTGATACTCCTGCTTTCAGGCGCCGCTTCAATAAATACCGCTACCCCTCCTCGGGCTATACCTATCTGGGATACAACCTGCGAAAACCCCTTTTTCAGGATAAAAGAGTGCGGCAGGCCATCTCGTATGCTATTGACAAGAATGAACTGATTGATGGCGTTTTGCTCGGGCTTGGGCAGGTGGCGACAGGCCCCTACAAGCCCGGTTCGTGGGCCTACAACCCTAATGTAAAAACCTATGCCTACAATCCTGAAAAGTCGCGGTCTCTGTTGGCGGCAGCCGGTTGGCAGGACCATGACGGGGACGGGATCCTGGATAAGGACGGGAAACCTTTTTCCTTTATCATTGTCACCAATCAGGGCAATGACCAACGCATCAAAAGTGGTGAAATTATACAGAGACGTCTGCGCGAAGTGGGCATCGATGTGCGCTTGCGGGTTATCGAGTGGGCTTCTTTCCTGAAAGAATTTATCAACCCCGGCAACTTTGATGCCACTATCCTGGGGTGGACCATTCCCCCCGATCCTGATTCTTACAATGTGTGGCATAGCAGTAAAACGCGACCTGGAGAACTCAACTTCATTCAATTCCGCAACACTGAAGTTGATGAACTGCTGGAGAAGGGACGACGAACCCTTTCGCAGGATGAGCGCAAGAAGCTTTATGACCGTTTCCAGGAAATCCTCGCCGAAGAGCAGCCTTACACCTTTCTTTATGTTCCTGATGCATTGCCTGTTGTGGCCGAGCGTTTCCAAGGGATTGAGGCCGCCCCCGCGGGCATCATGCATAATTTTATCGAGTGGTATGTTCCCGAAGGCAAACACAAATACACTCGCTGA
- a CDS encoding ABC transporter permease, which produces MFQYLLKRLLMMIPLLLGITLISFVVIHLAPGEPTDMQTDLNPEASVELKERLRAQYDLDKPLLVQYGKWLGRLAQFDFGNSFSQDRRPVLDKILERLPITILINILSILLILAVSVPIGILAATKRNSLFDRLTTIFVFVGFATPSFWLALLLMDYLGVQLGLFPIAGIKSLGHEYLGWADQLWDRVHHLILPVFVSAFGGLAGFSRYMRSNMLEVVRQDYILTARAKGLAERAVIYKHALRNALLPVITILGLSVPGLIGGSVIFETIFAIPGMGKLFYDGVMMRDYPLIMGILVMGAILTLAGNLIADLSYALADPRIRKSS; this is translated from the coding sequence TTGTTTCAGTATCTCCTTAAACGACTGCTTATGATGATCCCGCTGCTGCTGGGAATCACTCTTATCTCTTTTGTTGTTATTCACCTGGCTCCCGGTGAACCCACCGACATGCAGACCGACCTGAACCCAGAAGCGAGCGTCGAACTGAAAGAGCGCCTGCGCGCCCAGTATGATCTCGATAAACCTTTGCTGGTTCAATATGGCAAATGGTTGGGAAGGCTGGCCCAGTTTGATTTCGGCAACTCCTTTTCGCAGGATCGCCGGCCGGTCCTTGATAAGATTCTGGAGAGGCTGCCTATTACGATTCTTATCAATATTTTGTCAATTCTTCTCATCCTTGCTGTTTCGGTCCCTATTGGCATCCTGGCGGCCACCAAACGCAATTCTCTGTTCGACCGGTTGACCACCATTTTCGTATTTGTCGGCTTTGCCACACCTTCCTTCTGGCTTGCTCTGTTGCTGATGGATTACCTTGGTGTGCAGCTGGGATTATTCCCGATTGCCGGTATCAAATCACTCGGGCACGAATATCTGGGCTGGGCCGACCAGCTGTGGGACCGGGTACATCACCTCATTTTACCGGTATTCGTGTCGGCCTTTGGCGGTCTCGCCGGTTTTTCCCGTTATATGCGATCCAATATGCTCGAGGTCGTGCGCCAGGACTACATTCTGACGGCGAGGGCCAAGGGACTGGCCGAAAGGGCGGTTATTTACAAGCATGCCCTGCGCAATGCCCTTCTCCCTGTTATCACCATCTTGGGGCTGTCGGTGCCCGGTCTCATTGGTGGCAGTGTTATATTCGAAACAATTTTTGCCATACCCGGCATGGGCAAACTTTTTTATGACGGCGTCATGATGCGTGATTATCCACTGATCATGGGCATTCTGGTCATGGGCGCCATCTTGACTCTGGCAGGCAACCTCATCGCCGACCTGAGCTATGCTCTGGCGGATCCGCGGATCCGCAAATCATCCTGA